In Sporosarcina sp. PTS2304, a genomic segment contains:
- a CDS encoding 2-dehydropantoate 2-reductase, translating into MQFVIVGGGSIGLLIGSFLAQQQANVTFWVRREEQAEQLNKRLLRLSDNSVDSVFRVQAVVDAEELPTDALWIIAVKFDDLHNVLQKISTLPKQPHLLFIQNGIGHVSIINQYKLGYISFATVEHGAQRVNDYTVRHNGVGSMIIAMNEKIAPYIEWLQAMELKDFPVLVQQDSEKLLLRKVLINCAINPLTAILQITNGQLLDNSSFHLLFKQVCKELLDSFPEVDDVLCYKDIENVCRKTANNQSSMLVDRLKGNAMEIETIVTSVLSRIYQRQRQAPMLQMLETMLIGLNRSEYNE; encoded by the coding sequence ATGCAGTTTGTAATCGTGGGTGGTGGTTCAATAGGGTTATTGATTGGATCCTTTCTAGCGCAACAACAAGCGAATGTTACATTTTGGGTACGCAGAGAAGAACAGGCAGAGCAACTAAATAAACGTTTACTACGATTATCTGACAACAGCGTTGATTCTGTTTTCCGTGTGCAAGCTGTCGTCGATGCAGAAGAATTGCCAACGGATGCATTATGGATTATTGCAGTGAAATTCGATGACTTACATAATGTTTTACAAAAAATCAGTACACTTCCGAAACAACCGCACTTACTTTTTATCCAAAATGGTATAGGTCATGTATCGATTATAAATCAATACAAACTTGGGTATATATCGTTTGCAACGGTAGAGCACGGAGCGCAAAGAGTGAATGATTATACAGTGCGGCATAATGGTGTCGGTTCCATGATCATTGCAATGAATGAAAAAATAGCACCGTATATCGAGTGGTTACAAGCAATGGAGTTGAAAGATTTTCCTGTATTGGTCCAACAGGATTCTGAAAAGTTGCTTTTAAGAAAAGTGCTGATCAATTGTGCGATTAATCCATTAACGGCAATTTTACAAATTACGAATGGTCAGTTGCTGGATAATTCTTCATTTCATTTGCTGTTTAAGCAAGTATGTAAAGAACTATTAGATAGCTTTCCAGAAGTTGACGATGTTTTATGTTATAAAGATATCGAAAACGTGTGCCGCAAGACAGCGAATAATCAATCATCGATGCTGGTCGATCGATTGAAAGGGAATGCTATGGAAATTGAAACCATTGTTACCTCTGTTTTAAGCAGAATTTATCAAAGACAAAGACAGGCGCCTATGCTACAAATGTTGGAGACGATGTTAATCGGATTAAATAGGAGTGAATATAACGAATGA
- a CDS encoding DUF3397 domain-containing protein, with product MMITILSGLLLFPFVILVLLLIIAKKIRVKKSKRFGFAVDLTTPFLVLTVLILLRAIWDQWFVFYIVAAFCIVAIILATIERSKAKEFRMILVLCKAWRAYFLLLTGAYFVLIITGIILQITK from the coding sequence ATGATGATTACTATACTTAGCGGATTATTATTATTTCCGTTCGTAATTTTAGTTTTACTATTAATAATCGCAAAAAAAATCCGAGTGAAAAAGTCTAAACGATTTGGTTTTGCCGTAGATTTAACAACTCCCTTTTTAGTATTAACTGTTTTGATTCTTCTTAGAGCTATTTGGGATCAATGGTTTGTATTTTATATAGTAGCCGCATTTTGTATTGTCGCTATTATTTTGGCAACGATTGAACGTTCTAAAGCGAAAGAGTTTCGTATGATTCTTGTTCTATGTAAAGCATGGAGGGCGTACTTTTTACTTTTGACAGGCGCTTATTTTGTGTTAATTATTACAGGTATCATTTTACAAATCACTAAATAG
- the bshC gene encoding bacillithiol biosynthesis cysteine-adding enzyme BshC: MHLDTIDLPKKNKLMESYIHDPEFVHSFFDYEVTAAGYEERAKELATRSFQRRELASVIEQYMQPFGISPLASQHIEELSSDAWVVIGGQQAGIMTGPLYSVHKAITVILIARQQREFFGKAVVPVFWIAGEDHDINEINHTYTAYEGKAMKRQFKQPIILKTMASDTVYDAKEMSTFIRKIFKGYGETSYTQKLMHEVLQSVEQQRTYTGFFTSLINHLFADYGLLLIDAAYQPLRQLESPYFSQMIENSATIAESIYAAEQKLHAHGYAKPIESEEADANLFYVHETGRVLLKRMDGKFVNEQSGISFTETEIHQLAIEQPWLLSNNVATRPLMQDLVFPVLAFVGGPGEIAYWSLLRQAFHTLGIKLPVVAPRLSITLVTRQAQEAMKRTDLSITQVLAHQVPEIQRKWLDDQRDETFIEMIREVKQQLEKQYEEMYKHLYVTDASMLPILEKNLQFHTSQFDYLQKKKEQSTLLKHDVQNSRYNVLNEQLFPDGSLQERLYSPYFFMNQYGDSLIGELLKQPYSFDGSHQVVYL; encoded by the coding sequence ATGCACTTGGACACAATAGATTTGCCGAAAAAGAATAAATTAATGGAATCTTATATACATGATCCTGAATTCGTACATAGCTTTTTTGATTATGAAGTAACGGCTGCTGGATATGAGGAACGAGCAAAAGAATTAGCTACTCGTTCATTTCAAAGACGCGAACTAGCGTCAGTAATAGAGCAATATATGCAGCCGTTCGGTATCTCTCCACTCGCTTCTCAACATATTGAAGAACTTTCGTCTGATGCGTGGGTCGTCATTGGGGGGCAGCAGGCGGGTATTATGACGGGACCCTTATATTCCGTGCATAAAGCCATCACTGTTATATTAATAGCTCGTCAGCAGAGAGAATTCTTCGGAAAAGCTGTAGTTCCTGTATTTTGGATCGCTGGAGAAGATCATGATATAAATGAGATTAATCATACATATACCGCCTATGAGGGGAAAGCAATGAAACGGCAATTTAAACAGCCGATTATTTTGAAAACAATGGCTTCTGATACAGTGTATGACGCGAAAGAAATGTCTACATTTATTCGAAAGATTTTCAAAGGATATGGTGAGACATCTTACACGCAGAAATTGATGCATGAGGTATTGCAGTCAGTTGAACAACAGCGTACGTATACAGGTTTCTTTACGTCTTTAATCAATCACTTATTTGCTGATTACGGCTTACTGTTGATAGATGCCGCGTACCAGCCGTTGCGTCAGCTAGAGTCACCATACTTCTCACAAATGATTGAAAACTCCGCAACTATAGCAGAGAGCATTTATGCTGCTGAACAAAAATTGCATGCTCATGGCTATGCTAAACCTATTGAGTCTGAAGAAGCAGATGCTAATCTATTTTACGTTCACGAGACGGGAAGGGTATTGCTAAAGAGAATGGATGGTAAGTTCGTTAATGAACAGTCTGGAATATCTTTTACGGAAACAGAAATACATCAATTAGCAATCGAACAACCGTGGCTTTTAAGCAATAACGTAGCGACAAGACCTCTTATGCAAGATCTCGTATTTCCGGTGTTAGCTTTTGTAGGCGGCCCTGGTGAAATTGCCTATTGGTCATTGTTGCGACAAGCTTTTCATACGCTTGGAATTAAATTACCGGTTGTTGCTCCTAGACTATCGATTACACTAGTGACAAGACAAGCTCAAGAGGCGATGAAGCGTACAGATTTATCGATTACTCAAGTGCTTGCACATCAAGTGCCCGAAATTCAGCGAAAGTGGTTAGATGACCAGCGAGATGAAACATTTATTGAAATGATAAGAGAAGTAAAGCAACAACTTGAAAAACAGTATGAAGAAATGTATAAGCACTTATACGTAACAGATGCTTCCATGTTGCCGATACTCGAAAAAAATCTGCAATTTCATACGAGTCAATTTGATTACTTGCAGAAAAAGAAAGAACAATCAACATTATTAAAACACGATGTCCAAAACAGCAGATACAATGTACTGAATGAACAACTATTTCCGGATGGCTCTTTGCAAGAGCGTCTGTATTCTCCGTACTTTTTTATGAACCAATACGGTGATAGCTTGATCGGAGAATTACTAAAGCAACCGTATAGTTTTGATGGATCTCATCAAGTAGTGTACTTATAA
- the mraZ gene encoding division/cell wall cluster transcriptional repressor MraZ, with translation MFMGEYQHSIDMKGRLIVPSKFREQLAEGFVLTRGLDNCLFGYPLDEWQKLEEKLKALPVTKRDARAFTRFFFSGASEASLDKQGRVNIPANLLEFAKIEKECMIIGVSSRIEIWSAELWAAYYEESEESFNDIAENLIDFDF, from the coding sequence ATGTTCATGGGTGAGTATCAACATTCAATTGATATGAAGGGTCGGCTCATAGTTCCTTCCAAATTTAGAGAGCAGTTAGCTGAGGGCTTTGTTTTGACCCGTGGATTGGATAATTGTCTATTCGGATACCCACTGGATGAATGGCAAAAGCTTGAAGAGAAATTGAAAGCGTTGCCGGTCACAAAACGAGATGCTCGGGCATTCACTCGCTTTTTCTTCTCGGGTGCATCGGAAGCAAGTCTTGATAAGCAGGGGAGAGTCAATATACCTGCAAACTTGCTCGAATTCGCTAAGATTGAAAAAGAATGTATGATCATCGGTGTCTCTAGCCGTATCGAGATTTGGTCTGCAGAACTTTGGGCTGCATACTACGAGGAATCAGAAGAATCGTTTAATGACATTGCAGAAAACCTTATTGATTTTGATTTTTGA
- the rsmH gene encoding 16S rRNA (cytosine(1402)-N(4))-methyltransferase RsmH — protein MFNHTTVLLHEAVTGLDVKEDGIYVDCTLGGAGHSEEIIKLLSSNGKLICFDQDMIAIEAAQEKLRKYAAQVYFVHANFKQLKNELAKLGITEVDGILYDLGVSSPQLDTPERGFSYNHDAPLDMRMDTTAPLTAHEVINEWSYADLVRIFFRYGEEKFSKQIARKIEQARQEAPIRTTGELVELIKMGIPAAARRTGGHPAKRVFQAVRIAVNDELGAAEQSLTDAITLLRKKGRISVITFHSLEDRLCKTIFKEATSMPELPPNLPIVPEGMEPDLKLITRKPIIPSDEEIEHNKRARSAKLRIVEKK, from the coding sequence TTGTTTAATCATACAACAGTTTTATTGCACGAGGCCGTTACAGGCTTAGATGTAAAAGAAGATGGTATTTACGTAGACTGCACACTTGGTGGTGCGGGTCATAGTGAAGAAATAATAAAACTTCTTTCATCCAATGGAAAATTAATTTGCTTTGACCAGGACATGATCGCTATTGAAGCTGCACAGGAAAAACTAAGAAAATACGCAGCGCAAGTATATTTCGTTCATGCAAATTTTAAACAATTAAAAAATGAATTAGCAAAGTTAGGAATTACTGAAGTAGACGGTATCTTGTATGATCTTGGCGTTTCTTCACCACAACTTGATACTCCGGAACGAGGGTTTAGTTATAACCATGACGCACCGCTTGATATGCGGATGGATACGACAGCTCCATTAACTGCGCATGAAGTGATTAATGAATGGTCTTACGCAGATCTTGTCAGAATATTTTTTCGTTACGGGGAAGAAAAGTTTTCCAAGCAAATCGCTCGAAAAATTGAACAAGCCCGTCAGGAAGCACCTATTCGTACGACAGGGGAGTTAGTGGAATTGATTAAAATGGGGATACCGGCAGCGGCAAGAAGAACAGGCGGTCATCCAGCGAAGCGCGTTTTTCAGGCAGTTCGTATAGCAGTAAATGACGAACTTGGAGCTGCGGAGCAATCTTTAACAGATGCGATTACGTTATTGCGTAAAAAAGGAAGAATCAGTGTGATTACGTTCCATTCCTTAGAAGATCGCTTATGTAAAACAATTTTTAAAGAAGCAACGTCTATGCCCGAGTTGCCACCGAACTTACCAATTGTACCTGAAGGAATGGAACCAGATTTGAAACTCATTACGAGAAAACCAATCATTCCTTCCGATGAAGAAATAGAGCACAATAAACGTGCGAGATCAGCAAAACTACGGATTGTAGAGAAAAAGTAA
- the ftsL gene encoding cell division protein FtsL, whose protein sequence is MGLEQRKLYTSYTPETVQPIEKEQPVVHRVKKRFSKGEKILFTLFAAFTIGSSSMLLQTHSELNAVNKEVQLMNSEIEETAKQNTELSIQVSDKSTHERIWKKAQQSGLNLNESNVKVVPGR, encoded by the coding sequence ATGGGACTAGAACAACGGAAACTATACACTTCATATACTCCAGAGACCGTTCAACCAATTGAAAAAGAGCAACCAGTAGTTCATCGCGTAAAAAAACGTTTTTCCAAAGGTGAAAAGATATTGTTCACTTTATTTGCAGCATTTACCATTGGATCTTCTTCTATGCTTTTACAGACGCATTCTGAATTAAACGCTGTAAATAAAGAAGTACAATTGATGAATTCTGAAATAGAAGAAACGGCAAAACAAAATACGGAATTGTCCATCCAAGTGAGTGATAAATCAACACATGAGCGCATTTGGAAAAAAGCACAGCAAAGCGGCCTGAACCTTAACGAAAGTAATGTCAAGGTAGTGCCTGGACGATGA
- a CDS encoding penicillin-binding protein: protein MFVVFGGLFFILFGRILFIQLTGQVDGKELAKIAANQYEKKAELYANRGSIVDRNDQAIASDTLSYHVVAVLSEAASNNSKKKYHVVDYKETAKVLAKYIPLKEKEIYDKMKNAKEGTWQIEFGRAGKDLNRETVLKMEEELNSKKLSGILFVEGKKRFYPNGRFASYLVGFAQKVETEDNKVVTTGKMGLEKTYDKQLTGVNGKVNYLSDGWGYVLPTANKQVEAPKDGHTIKLTIDKTIENFVEEAMDQVEKEYEPAKMLVLVSDPKTGEILAMSQRPTFDPMTREGLTENWLNDAVEQTIEPGSPMKMFTLAAAVEEGKWDPDAYFKSGAYTIYDQTIRDVNQVGWGTITYLEGLQRSSNVAMAYLLERIGDRKFIEYVHDFGFGKRVGIDLPNEAKGVVLDNYAAERLTTSYGQGSTVTPLQMIQAASAIANDGVMMKPYVIDQIIDPNTDKVLENHEPEESGKPISARTAKKVREILATTVTSPNGTAQKYYLPNYEVGGKTGTAEIPKKEGKGYMSGFGNYLYSFLGMAPIDDPQLLVYVTVQQPKLKSGELGSDPVSKVFNPIMENSLKYLNIAPDNEAEVPVVTVQDYVEKDAVAAAETIQEDGLEAVIIGEGGVVTEQLPKADTQLVEREIVLLKTAGETTLPDFKGWSKKMILSYKHLSNLDIRINGEGYVVGQSVTEGTKVNSTDPVVIEMRTPEEQYNDKKSKEQQTEDEEEQIIGG, encoded by the coding sequence ATGTTTGTAGTATTCGGAGGGCTCTTTTTTATATTATTCGGCAGAATTCTTTTTATTCAGCTGACAGGCCAAGTGGATGGAAAAGAACTGGCGAAAATAGCAGCCAATCAATATGAAAAGAAGGCGGAACTGTATGCCAATCGTGGATCGATTGTTGATCGTAATGATCAGGCGATTGCCTCGGATACATTAAGCTATCATGTAGTGGCTGTACTGAGCGAAGCGGCAAGTAACAATAGTAAAAAAAAATATCATGTAGTGGATTATAAAGAAACAGCCAAAGTACTAGCGAAATATATTCCGTTAAAAGAAAAAGAAATTTACGATAAAATGAAGAATGCCAAAGAAGGGACTTGGCAAATTGAGTTCGGGCGTGCGGGTAAAGATTTGAACCGTGAAACCGTTCTGAAGATGGAAGAAGAACTCAACAGTAAAAAGTTATCGGGAATTTTGTTTGTTGAAGGCAAGAAACGCTTTTATCCAAACGGCAGATTTGCATCTTATTTAGTTGGGTTTGCCCAAAAAGTAGAGACGGAAGATAATAAAGTAGTCACTACCGGCAAGATGGGGCTTGAAAAGACCTATGATAAGCAATTAACTGGTGTCAACGGCAAAGTGAATTATTTATCTGATGGCTGGGGATATGTATTGCCGACTGCCAATAAGCAGGTGGAAGCCCCTAAGGATGGTCACACGATCAAACTAACTATTGATAAAACAATTGAAAACTTTGTGGAAGAAGCGATGGATCAAGTAGAAAAGGAATATGAACCGGCTAAAATGCTTGTTCTCGTTTCTGATCCGAAAACTGGTGAGATTTTAGCTATGAGTCAGCGCCCGACGTTCGACCCGATGACAAGGGAAGGGTTGACGGAAAACTGGTTAAATGACGCTGTAGAGCAAACGATTGAACCCGGTTCTCCTATGAAGATGTTTACTCTAGCTGCAGCGGTTGAAGAAGGCAAATGGGATCCGGATGCGTACTTTAAATCAGGTGCTTATACAATTTACGATCAGACGATACGTGATGTAAATCAAGTAGGGTGGGGGACAATCACTTACCTAGAAGGATTACAGCGCTCTTCCAACGTCGCGATGGCTTATCTACTAGAAAGAATTGGCGATCGTAAGTTTATTGAATATGTACATGATTTCGGATTCGGAAAACGCGTGGGTATTGATTTGCCTAATGAAGCTAAAGGCGTCGTATTGGATAATTATGCGGCTGAACGCCTAACTACATCATACGGTCAAGGATCTACAGTTACCCCGCTGCAAATGATTCAAGCAGCGTCAGCCATTGCAAATGATGGTGTGATGATGAAACCTTACGTCATTGATCAAATTATTGATCCGAATACCGATAAAGTATTGGAAAATCACGAACCAGAAGAAAGTGGTAAGCCCATTTCAGCTAGAACTGCTAAGAAAGTGCGTGAAATTTTGGCGACTACAGTTACGTCACCAAACGGAACGGCACAAAAATATTATCTTCCCAATTATGAAGTAGGAGGGAAGACTGGGACGGCTGAAATTCCGAAAAAAGAAGGTAAAGGATATATGTCTGGGTTCGGAAATTATCTATATTCTTTCCTTGGAATGGCTCCGATTGATGACCCGCAATTATTAGTTTATGTAACAGTACAGCAACCAAAGTTAAAGTCAGGAGAGTTAGGTTCAGATCCAGTCTCAAAAGTATTCAATCCAATTATGGAAAACAGCTTGAAGTATTTGAATATTGCCCCTGACAATGAAGCTGAAGTACCTGTTGTAACTGTGCAAGACTACGTTGAAAAAGATGCGGTAGCCGCAGCAGAGACGATTCAGGAAGACGGATTGGAAGCTGTAATTATAGGTGAAGGCGGAGTTGTAACGGAACAACTTCCAAAAGCGGATACACAGTTAGTCGAACGAGAGATCGTGTTGTTGAAAACGGCAGGGGAAACAACACTTCCAGACTTCAAAGGCTGGTCTAAAAAAATGATATTGTCCTATAAGCACTTGTCCAACCTGGATATTCGTATTAACGGTGAAGGCTATGTCGTAGGACAAAGTGTAACAGAAGGCACTAAAGTGAACAGTACGGATCCAGTCGTCATCGAGATGCGTACTCCTGAAGAACAATACAATGATAAAAAATCCAAGGAACAGCAAACAGAAGATGAGGAAGAACAAATCATTGGTGGCTAA
- a CDS encoding penicillin-binding transpeptidase domain-containing protein — MQSKKRLRAAFLIFFISMLLVVGKLFHVQIIKHEWVKEKAKENWDREIPFGAMRGNIMDRNGQVVVGSKLAPTLYFMPSQNPDITNSIPAIAKILSISPELLEEKMKKKEYMVKLAPEAKNITKEQADEITKLQVPGLYVGVDFVRNYPYDDLLARLLGFTGYDSKGLAGIEYAYDEILSGAGDKIRLFTDAKGIPLPHVEDGFEHGKEGSSLLLTIDLKMQQIVERELIQAMEKYDATQALAIIMNPKTGELLSLASVPGFDPANYQTAESTIYNRNLPVWMTYEPGSTFKIVTLAASLEEKLIDLENEGFYDPGYTMVANARLRCWKREGHKDQTFLEVVENSCNPGFITMGQRLGSEKLDHYIRSFGFGASTESGIAGEAKGILFTKEAFGPVEQATTSFGQGISVTPIQQVQAVAAAINGGNLFTPYIVKAIQDSEGNLLKEFEPKLKRRVISEETSKQVRHALESVVANGSGRNAFSDGLRIGGKTGTAQKVVDGRYKDGDYIVSFIGFAPADDPELLVYVAVDSPKNSIQFGGVIAAPIVGRIIEETASIAKIERRKEQLEKEYRWGDAITFRSPNLLGMSEKELLAQNYTFNMQWHGKGKKVIRQLPAPHTLMAVEDTIHLYSE; from the coding sequence ATGCAGTCGAAAAAACGGTTACGAGCAGCTTTCCTCATTTTCTTCATCAGCATGTTGCTCGTTGTAGGTAAGCTATTTCATGTGCAGATTATTAAACATGAATGGGTAAAAGAAAAAGCAAAAGAAAACTGGGATCGTGAAATACCGTTTGGAGCGATGCGCGGAAATATTATGGATCGCAACGGCCAAGTCGTAGTAGGTAGTAAACTGGCGCCTACACTGTATTTCATGCCTTCTCAAAATCCTGATATTACAAATTCAATACCTGCCATTGCAAAGATTCTATCGATTTCTCCAGAGCTATTAGAAGAGAAAATGAAGAAAAAAGAATACATGGTCAAACTGGCACCTGAAGCTAAAAACATTACAAAAGAGCAAGCGGATGAAATTACAAAACTTCAAGTGCCTGGACTTTATGTAGGTGTCGATTTTGTCAGGAATTATCCGTACGATGATTTATTAGCACGATTGCTGGGATTCACCGGATATGACAGTAAAGGGTTAGCAGGGATTGAGTATGCGTATGACGAGATTCTGAGTGGTGCCGGTGATAAAATCAGATTGTTTACTGATGCTAAGGGAATACCTTTACCACATGTGGAGGATGGTTTTGAACACGGTAAAGAAGGATCTTCGTTGTTATTAACAATTGATTTGAAAATGCAACAAATTGTAGAACGTGAACTTATTCAAGCAATGGAGAAGTATGATGCTACCCAGGCACTAGCTATTATCATGAATCCAAAAACTGGTGAACTATTATCATTAGCATCTGTTCCGGGTTTTGATCCGGCGAACTACCAAACTGCAGAATCGACAATTTATAATCGTAACTTACCTGTTTGGATGACTTATGAACCTGGTTCCACGTTTAAAATCGTCACATTGGCTGCTAGTCTGGAAGAAAAATTGATTGATTTAGAGAACGAAGGCTTTTACGATCCAGGATATACGATGGTCGCCAATGCGCGCTTACGTTGTTGGAAGCGTGAAGGACATAAAGATCAAACGTTCCTAGAAGTAGTAGAAAATTCCTGTAACCCCGGGTTTATAACGATGGGTCAAAGATTAGGTAGTGAAAAGCTGGATCATTATATCCGTTCGTTTGGATTTGGTGCATCTACCGAATCTGGAATTGCTGGTGAAGCGAAAGGAATTTTGTTTACTAAGGAAGCGTTTGGGCCTGTTGAACAAGCGACCACTTCATTTGGTCAAGGAATTTCAGTTACACCGATTCAGCAAGTTCAAGCTGTTGCTGCCGCTATTAACGGCGGGAACCTATTTACACCTTATATCGTTAAAGCGATACAAGACTCCGAGGGAAACTTACTAAAAGAATTCGAGCCAAAATTGAAAAGGCGCGTTATTAGTGAAGAAACGTCTAAACAAGTGCGTCATGCGTTGGAATCTGTAGTTGCCAACGGTTCTGGACGAAATGCTTTTTCAGATGGCCTACGGATAGGTGGAAAAACTGGAACGGCTCAAAAAGTGGTGGATGGTCGTTATAAAGACGGGGACTACATCGTGTCATTTATCGGGTTTGCCCCAGCGGATGATCCAGAGCTATTAGTGTATGTAGCTGTAGACAGTCCGAAAAATTCCATTCAATTTGGCGGCGTCATCGCAGCGCCTATCGTTGGACGGATTATTGAAGAAACAGCATCGATCGCTAAAATAGAAAGAAGAAAAGAGCAACTCGAAAAAGAATATAGGTGGGGAGATGCGATTACGTTTCGTTCGCCCAATTTACTCGGTATGAGCGAGAAAGAATTATTAGCACAAAATTACACGTTCAACATGCAATGGCATGGAAAAGGAAAGAAAGTTATTCGTCAATTACCTGCTCCTCATACGTTAATGGCCGTGGAAGACACCATTCATCTATATTCGGAATAA
- the mraY gene encoding phospho-N-acetylmuramoyl-pentapeptide-transferase, producing MTLGTTVTTIAVAFFVSAIVGVIIIPLLRRLKFGQSIREEGPEAHKKKAGTPTMGGLIFLISILISTLTLSYINDTLTTHTIVLLIVLLGFGFIGFLDDFIIIIAKRNLGLTSLQKLIGQIIIAIVAFFLLKLGPFETTVTIPFTDLGMDLGVFYVAFLIFWLVGFSNAVNLTDGLDGLVGGTSTIAFATFGVFALIYEQNDIALFAFVVAGSMLGFLLFNIKPAKVFMGDTGSLALGGALAMLSVLIKQEFLLLVIGIVFVVETLSVIIQVISFKLTGKRVFKMSPIHHHFELSGWSEWKVVIVFWGVALLAALVPVFLEVM from the coding sequence ATGACACTCGGTACGACAGTCACCACAATCGCTGTAGCATTTTTTGTTTCAGCGATTGTCGGGGTGATCATCATCCCATTACTTAGAAGGTTGAAATTTGGTCAAAGCATACGCGAGGAAGGTCCGGAAGCGCATAAGAAAAAAGCAGGCACTCCTACTATGGGCGGGCTGATCTTCCTCATATCGATTTTGATTTCAACACTTACTCTATCTTACATAAATGATACGCTGACAACTCATACGATTGTATTATTAATCGTTCTATTAGGCTTTGGTTTTATTGGCTTTTTAGATGATTTTATTATTATCATCGCTAAACGGAACTTAGGATTAACTTCTTTGCAGAAATTGATAGGGCAAATTATCATTGCGATTGTAGCGTTTTTCCTTTTGAAGTTAGGCCCCTTCGAAACAACTGTGACGATTCCATTTACAGACTTGGGTATGGATCTAGGGGTATTTTATGTGGCATTTCTAATTTTTTGGCTTGTTGGCTTTTCAAATGCAGTCAATTTAACGGATGGATTAGATGGGCTAGTTGGCGGGACTTCAACAATTGCCTTTGCTACGTTCGGGGTATTCGCATTAATCTATGAGCAAAATGATATCGCTTTGTTTGCATTTGTAGTAGCGGGTTCGATGCTAGGATTTTTATTATTCAATATTAAACCGGCTAAAGTATTTATGGGGGATACTGGTTCACTTGCGCTTGGTGGCGCGTTAGCTATGTTATCAGTTTTGATCAAACAAGAGTTTTTGTTGCTTGTAATCGGAATTGTTTTCGTTGTGGAAACGTTATCGGTTATTATACAAGTCATTAGCTTCAAGCTGACGGGGAAACGCGTCTTTAAGATGAGTCCCATTCACCATCATTTTGAATTGTCAGGCTGGTCAGAGTGGAAAGTAGTAATTGTGTTTTGGGGTGTGGCTTTACTGGCTGCGCTTGTACCGGTCTTTTTGGAGGTCATGTAG